One genomic window of Bradyrhizobium sp. B124 includes the following:
- a CDS encoding alpha/beta hydrolase: protein MSQSINQQRRRFLGIAGGILAVSRLGFIGSAQAQSKAALTAVKAGSHTTIGPVKQINAGVLDTGYVEMGPASGPAVILLHGWPYDIHSYADVAPALAEAGYRVIVPHLRGYGTTRFLASDTVRSGQPVAVAADIVALMDALKIEKAVLGGYDWGARTANIMAVLWPERCNAMVSVSGYLIGSQAAGKVPLSPKAELQWWYQFYFATERGREGYAKNRHDFAKLIWQLASPQWKFDDATYDRSAAAFENPDHVDIVIHNYRWRLGLAEGEAKYDAFEKTLAQAPVIAIPTITMEGDANGAPHPEPAAYAKKFSGHYEHRTLAGGIGHNLPQEAPQAFTQAIIDISKV from the coding sequence ATGTCGCAATCCATCAATCAGCAACGCCGCCGCTTCCTTGGCATCGCCGGCGGGATCCTCGCCGTTTCCAGGCTCGGCTTCATCGGATCGGCTCAGGCCCAGTCCAAGGCGGCGCTAACAGCGGTCAAGGCCGGTAGCCACACCACGATCGGTCCGGTCAAGCAGATCAATGCCGGCGTGCTCGATACCGGTTATGTCGAGATGGGCCCGGCGTCGGGTCCGGCAGTGATCCTGCTGCACGGCTGGCCGTACGATATCCACAGCTATGCCGACGTCGCGCCGGCGCTGGCCGAGGCCGGCTATCGCGTGATCGTGCCGCATCTGCGCGGCTACGGCACGACGCGCTTCCTCGCGAGCGACACGGTGCGCAGCGGCCAGCCCGTCGCAGTTGCCGCCGACATCGTTGCGCTGATGGACGCGTTGAAGATCGAGAAGGCCGTGCTCGGCGGCTATGATTGGGGCGCGCGCACCGCCAACATCATGGCGGTGCTCTGGCCCGAGCGCTGCAATGCCATGGTGTCGGTCAGCGGCTATCTGATCGGCAGCCAGGCGGCCGGCAAGGTGCCGCTGTCGCCGAAGGCCGAGTTGCAATGGTGGTACCAGTTCTATTTCGCCACCGAGCGCGGCCGCGAGGGCTATGCCAAGAACCGGCACGATTTTGCAAAGCTGATCTGGCAGCTCGCCTCGCCGCAATGGAAGTTCGACGACGCCACCTATGACCGCAGCGCGGCCGCGTTCGAGAATCCCGATCACGTCGATATCGTGATCCACAATTACCGCTGGCGGCTTGGTCTCGCCGAAGGCGAGGCGAAGTACGATGCCTTCGAGAAGACGCTGGCCCAGGCGCCCGTGATCGCGATCCCGACCATCACGATGGAGGGCGATGCCAACGGCGCGCCGCACCCGGAGCCTGCGGCCTATGCCAAGAAGTTCTCCGGGCATTACGAGCATCGGACTCTGGCCGGCGGTATCGGCCACAATCTGCCGCAGGAAGCGCCGCAGGCGTTCACCCAGGCCATCATCGATATCAGCAAGGTCTAG
- a CDS encoding cytochrome P460 family protein — protein MRQVVKWAAAAIAAACISASLPFAVGHADDAALASPIFGVKIPAGYRDWKLIAVGEETGLDELRSVLGNATAVKAYQDGAARFPDGTVLVKLAWKRKPVAGLNGAFITGPATTVQVMVKDSAKYASTGGWGFGRFIDGKPVDAAQHETCFACHEAHASDHDFVFTHYAH, from the coding sequence ATGAGACAGGTTGTGAAATGGGCAGCTGCCGCGATCGCGGCAGCCTGCATCAGTGCGTCATTGCCGTTTGCCGTCGGGCACGCCGATGATGCGGCGCTGGCATCGCCGATCTTCGGCGTGAAAATTCCCGCAGGCTATCGCGACTGGAAGCTGATCGCGGTCGGTGAGGAGACCGGGCTCGACGAACTGCGCAGCGTGCTCGGCAATGCGACAGCCGTGAAGGCCTATCAGGACGGCGCCGCGCGATTTCCTGACGGCACCGTGCTGGTGAAGCTCGCCTGGAAGCGCAAGCCGGTTGCGGGCCTCAACGGTGCGTTCATCACGGGACCGGCGACAACCGTCCAGGTCATGGTCAAGGACTCCGCCAAATATGCCTCGACCGGCGGCTGGGGCTTTGGCCGCTTCATCGACGGCAAGCCGGTCGATGCCGCCCAGCACGAGACCTGTTTCGCCTGCCACGAGGCCCACGCCAGCGATCACGATTTCGTCTTCACGCACTACGCGCATTGA
- a CDS encoding winged helix-turn-helix domain-containing protein, producing the protein MTYHFNDLTLDSERRELRRGDALVAVEPQVFDLLEFLIRARDRVVSRDEVLAAVWHGRIVSEATLSSRVNAARTAIGDNGEEQRLIRTLPRKGLRFVGDVRERSAPDHLLADKAAPPRPSEGPSIAVLPFTNMSGDPEQDYFADGIAEDITTALARCSRLTVIARNSAFTYKGKAVDIRQVGRDLGVGYVLEGSVRRGGDRLRITGQLIDAVSGAHLWADRFDGAATDVFDLQDRITENVVGAIEPTLVVAEAERVRAAPPDRLDAYDLLLRAYSLRYQFTPESMVAALDCLDQALALDPAYAPALAASAYCHAMRHVQGWLKPNDAYRERAVAQAWRAVELAPGDPQVLWMAAFAIWNMADEIEPARELFERSLAINPNSAMALVLCGWIEAMRGDQKTGRAMIERAQRLNPRDPRGWFASAALAICAVLDNNFAEAVTWADKALAQNRRFAVALRVLIVALVKTGETERATQIARELLKVDPEFTISGFLARIPFPVEAMSATYRETLKAAGVPD; encoded by the coding sequence TTGACCTACCATTTCAACGACTTGACCCTCGACTCCGAGCGCCGGGAGCTGCGCCGCGGCGATGCCCTGGTGGCCGTCGAGCCGCAGGTCTTCGACCTGCTCGAGTTCCTGATCCGCGCCCGCGACCGCGTGGTCAGCCGCGACGAGGTGCTGGCGGCGGTCTGGCACGGACGGATCGTCTCGGAAGCGACGCTAAGCAGCCGGGTCAATGCGGCGCGGACCGCGATCGGCGACAATGGCGAGGAGCAGCGGCTGATCCGCACCCTGCCCCGCAAGGGCCTGCGCTTTGTCGGCGATGTCAGGGAGCGCAGCGCGCCCGATCATCTGCTTGCGGATAAGGCCGCCCCGCCGCGGCCGAGCGAGGGTCCCTCGATCGCGGTGTTGCCTTTCACCAATATGAGCGGCGACCCCGAGCAGGATTATTTTGCCGACGGAATCGCCGAGGACATCACCACGGCGTTGGCGCGCTGCAGCCGCCTCACCGTGATCGCGCGCAACTCCGCCTTCACCTACAAGGGCAAGGCGGTCGACATCCGCCAGGTCGGGCGCGATCTCGGCGTCGGCTATGTGCTCGAAGGCAGCGTCCGCCGCGGCGGCGACCGCCTGCGCATCACAGGGCAGCTGATCGACGCCGTCTCCGGCGCGCATCTGTGGGCCGACCGCTTCGACGGCGCGGCGACCGACGTGTTCGACCTGCAGGACCGCATTACCGAGAACGTGGTCGGCGCGATCGAGCCGACCTTGGTCGTCGCCGAAGCCGAGCGGGTGCGGGCGGCGCCGCCGGACCGGCTCGACGCCTACGACCTGCTGCTGCGCGCCTACAGCCTGCGCTACCAGTTCACGCCCGAGAGCATGGTTGCCGCGCTCGATTGCCTCGACCAGGCGCTGGCGCTCGACCCGGCTTACGCGCCGGCGCTGGCGGCGTCGGCCTATTGCCACGCGATGCGTCATGTCCAGGGCTGGCTGAAGCCGAACGACGCCTACCGGGAACGCGCGGTCGCGCAGGCCTGGCGCGCGGTCGAGCTCGCCCCCGGTGACCCGCAGGTGCTGTGGATGGCGGCGTTCGCGATCTGGAACATGGCCGACGAGATCGAACCCGCGCGCGAATTGTTCGAGCGGTCGCTTGCGATCAACCCGAATTCGGCGATGGCGCTCGTCCTGTGCGGCTGGATCGAGGCGATGCGCGGCGATCAGAAGACCGGCCGCGCCATGATCGAGCGCGCGCAGCGGCTCAACCCGCGCGACCCGCGCGGCTGGTTCGCCTCCGCGGCGCTCGCGATCTGCGCGGTGCTCGATAACAATTTTGCCGAAGCGGTGACGTGGGCCGACAAGGCTCTGGCGCAGAACCGCCGCTTCGCGGTCGCGCTGCGCGTCTTGATCGTGGCGCTGGTGAAGACCGGCGAGACCGAGCGCGCGACCCAGATCGCGCGTGAACTGCTCAAGGTCGATCCGGAGTTCACGATCTCCGGATTCCTGGCGCGGATTCCCTTCCCGGTGGAAGCGATGTCCGCGACTTATCGTGAAACCCTCAAGGCGGCCGGCGTCCCGGATTGA
- a CDS encoding glutathione S-transferase family protein, which produces MLEELGLAYRLRPVDLFAVENDRDFLAINPAGFVPALQDGETIMVESIAILEYLLASHGSGSLAVAPDDPAFASYLQFLHLGEAGLAGPMNAVIVGRQLAPEAERDARVTCWALETFESRLRLVIRRLADCPYLAGDRFTAADISVSYALLLGMRTGNYVPGPTERDYLARTTSRPAYVRAMESCQATKAWAARSPGL; this is translated from the coding sequence CTGCTCGAGGAATTGGGATTGGCTTATCGGCTGCGCCCGGTCGATCTGTTCGCAGTCGAGAATGATCGCGATTTCCTCGCGATCAACCCCGCCGGCTTCGTTCCCGCACTGCAGGACGGCGAGACGATCATGGTCGAATCGATCGCCATTCTTGAGTACCTGCTCGCCAGCCACGGCTCAGGTTCGCTTGCCGTCGCCCCGGACGATCCCGCCTTCGCTTCCTATCTGCAATTTCTCCACCTGGGCGAGGCCGGGCTCGCCGGGCCGATGAACGCCGTCATTGTTGGTCGCCAACTGGCGCCCGAAGCCGAGCGAGATGCCAGGGTTACCTGCTGGGCGCTCGAGACCTTCGAGAGCCGGCTGCGGTTGGTTATCCGCCGCCTCGCGGATTGCCCCTATCTCGCCGGCGACCGATTCACTGCCGCCGATATCTCGGTGAGCTACGCCCTCCTGCTCGGCATGCGAACCGGCAACTACGTCCCCGGTCCTACCGAGCGGGACTATCTCGCCCGGACGACGTCACGCCCCGCCTACGTCCGAGCGATGGAAAGCTGCCAGGCCACCAAGGCCTGGGCGGCGAGATCACCGGGATTGTAG